In the genome of Lactuca sativa cultivar Salinas chromosome 3, Lsat_Salinas_v11, whole genome shotgun sequence, the window TCGACTTCCTTGCTCCTAACCCTCATTTCTTGCAGATTCCCTCGCATTCTCCTTTTGCTTCGGACTCTTGATTCTCTTATTTCGAATCCTTGCGACTTGCGTGATTGTCAGATAAGAAGGAAGGTTTGAATattctttttgatttttgtttgaaaagcttatatgtgtgtgtatcattttttttttgggttttttatgAATTTCCCTTCTATTATATGTTATATATCAAATTTTTGTTTCTCATATTTTTGAAATCAATTTATTCAGGACAAGTGAAAAGCATTGCTCTATGTTTAAGAATTTTCACTCaattaagtattatttttatatctaACTAGTTtaaaacccgtggaaaccacggttataaaattaattaaactttaatagtaagaactcaaaattattaatcaattattttaaataaattattaattaactgatatttttttagttatataaaatttaatcgtaaatttaaataaatatatgaaattctatcaccttataatttatattaattttattttaatttttattctaatgttattagtttaatgtacttagagtgagaaatttaaattttaaaatttgaaattaagaaTTAGTAAGTTGACAAATGGCATACATTAATTAAGAGGTATAATAAGATGACACATGGCATAAGAATAGTAAAATCTACATTAATTATGAGACTTAATATAATGACAAatgtcaaaaggagattaaaactattcttttattagaatagggattgtATAACAAGAGGTCTTATGTTtcaaattttctaatgtttttaggAATATATCGTCCCTATATTACGGGTCAGTTTACGGATTAATCCtaacttttattttttgaacaaaagagtctcgattattttatattttgccGAAATTGacgaaaaagtttttttttcaacaGAAAATGACAGATTATTGTATAAAACTTGATAATTGAGACTTTTTCTTCAAAAAATAAATGTTGAAATTAAACCATAAATTAACTCAAATTATTAGGACTTTATCGAAAATTTCTCATGTTTTTATCTTAATGCTTTGTTATAAAGGTAAAAAGGATATATGGATAAAATTTTCAAACTAGTGAGTTATTATTTAAATGAACATGATAATAAGtttgaataaaaaatattaaGTTGAATGAACATAATAGTAATCTATAGCATCTTATTAGCCATTCCTTTACAATTGCATCTTATTTAATAAGATAGTAATTTATAACATTTTATTAACAGTTCTTCTTACTATTACTATTTCATCATCAGAGATAGACTTGACAATTCTCGATACAACCCATGACACGATACGAAATAAACaagtttgggttgagtttttcaatcCATCAACCTACGAACccgtcaacccgtttattaaacagGTCATATATAGGTTTTCAAAAAATATACGGTTTGACCCGCCACTTCGtttaaaaatttaataaaaaaattatatattttttaaaagtatTAAGTATTATACACTATATAATTTATAGTCTATATTAGGATAGGATACCCGATATCATTGACCATTTGACATTTGACGTTTGCCCTAAATAATCTCAGTATCTCACAAACAAAATCGAATAAGCCCTCTTTCGCTCTCCCCTTTGTGATGGACAGAGAGAACTCATGAACAACGGTGACATGAATGATTGAGCAATCATTATTGAACGACGTCGACGCTTGAATGTGAACAAAGAGCGCACAATGAAGTAGACAATCGATTTGTTGCGACCCAACCCACAAGCACACAAACTCAAATCTAcacgaacccgccaacctgtgaCCTATATAGTTAAATGAGTTGTGTTCGGGTTGatatattttgacccgccaacccgaacacgacacaaTTGGCAGACCTAATCAGAGATAGAAGTTTTTCATCAATGTTGCAAAAAAGCATttctttaatatttatttatttttttttgtaattattgtgattatatttttgtgttttgtggacattatttatgatttttataagcaGTACTTTTTCGAATCatctttaataaatgaaggttttttttgccacatgtcatcttctccttcatttttgacacttgtcattttgtgagaattttagaaattttattttccacttgtcattttttagggatttctattttcttaaaataaaatccTATAAAATTGTAATGagttttataaggaaataaaatcatcCTATTAATTTGGTAATAGATTTTCATAAATACTTCGaatgatttaattttttttgcaaattttcaaaagattactttttgttatataaaatattacattataaaatatttcatatttatatattgatattaaatttttatttttaataaatccgtgtaatacacgggtctcacacctagtcttTATTATATTTGACTTGAGGGGCTATTTTTTCTTTTTGCCATGTGTCCAATGTATGCTTGGACCGGCCTCGTAACCGGAAAATATGTGATCGAGGAAGACGATTTTAAGACATATTATGTTGATTTGTGCGGGATCTAAAGAAAAGTGTAATAAGTGTTCTTTACAAAGGTTGGGTCCTTTTAATTTGTCTCCATTTGTCACCGGGGTTCATGATTAATTAATGAAACTCTCCACATAATGCAACAAGTTTCATCTTTAAATCTTACTAATGAAATGACTAGGTGTGGACACATGTACATATGCTCAAACGAGGTAGAGAATATTGATTTCCCCCTAAAAATCAATGTTTCTTTAAGGAAATATACAGAGCTAGAGTTACActtctttttttatatatgtgTATCACCAATAATCTTCACAGGAGCAACGTCCATCTTGGAAGTTATGGAATTGGAGCTGGTCCCTCACCATTATCAACCTACGTCTGACTTTTGAGATTAATTTCATTCGAGAGTGGCAACGATCACATATCCTCCCTGAGCTTTTTATAAGACGGATCGGTGCTATGTAAGGTGCGTACCGCAGGGCATAAGCTACTGCAACCTCCTCGCTATGATAATCAGAGCGATCTTCTTTCATTCCATCCGAAACTTCAATGTCATCAAGATTAGCTGAGTCGTCATTAATAGCTTCAAACATCGGCTTCATTACGTCATCAAGCTTATCAAACTCTGGGTCCTCGTTGTCTACCGTAAGAAACTCATGTCTTTTTTTATTGATATCCAACATGCACACACCGCCTTAGTTTCAATAGACGATGGAACTTTCTGACTCTACACAACTTACTCACCTTAGGCGTCAGATCATGAGGGATCAACTCTTCAATTCGGTTGAACAGAGAGGAGTTTTGATGTTCCTGACAACCATTGAGCAAGGCCACCCAAGCACATGCATGCCATTTCAATGGTGTCGATGCAATAAAACTTAAAGCTTCTCTTAGTCGTGCAGCCCTTATTAGAATACTAATGATACACATATAGTGCTCTAAACCAGGTTTGACACCCTTCTGTTCCATGAACTCGTACAAATAGTAGTACCCTTCTTCCACAAGCCCCATATGTTCACAGGCATTGAGAACACAGATAAAACTCAAAGAATCAGGTTCTTCTCCTTTTTCCAACATTTTTTTAAACAAGGCCAACGACTTGCTACCAAGGCCATGATACGCATATCCACCGATCATGATATTCCAGGTTAAAGTATCACGATAAGTCGTACCTAAAAACACCTTTTCAGCAGCTTTAATGTCACCACTCCTCGCGTACATGTCAATCAAGGCACTCTCGACATTCTTATGATCCTTGAATCCAGTCTTATGTGCAAATGCATGCAGCGAACTACCGTATCTCAAATATAATATTTTAGCACATGCATCGAGTAGTACACAAAACGTATATTCATTTGGAGCAACATTCTCATGCTGCATATCCGAAAACAATTCTAACGATAAAGCCGCCAACATTGCTGTCCATATAACCACGTTTTGAACTTCATACATGTCAAAAACTTTTGCAGCAGTTAAAATATCTCCACATATCCCATACATCTGGATCATTTCGCTGCATACAGACACATCAAACTCGACATTACTTTTTAGCAGCTTGTTGTGTACTTCACGCCCCAAGTCCAAATCACTAAGTTTACAACAAAGACCAAAGAGACCAATATAAGTTGCTTTGTTCCACACCTTATCTACAACAGACATTCTCTTTAAGAAACTCAATGCCTCATCCAAGTAACCTTTCTCGACAAGTTCATCCAACATAAGATTATAAGAGCGGATATCCAATCTATCATTAGAAGCTTTAACATGCATAGCCCCTACCACATCCGGCAACATGGAATGCAAGCACACAAGAGCGTTTTCCATGTACTTATTGAACACTAATCCAGATTTTAACATATACCCATGACATTGTGTGCCAAATAAAAGGTGCCCAGAGTTTACACAAGACGAAAGCACCAATGAAGATATATACTCGTTAGGGAAATACACATCGTGCTCTGAAACCATTGATTTAAAAAATTCAAGAACTTGAAGACCAGAAGCGTTTTGGAAAGGATTCCGCATTAGATTACAAACATTGTGAGCAAATCCCGGTGCTTTACGTTGTGAGTAAATATCACGAGACCACTGATTAGACGCTAAACGATCGGAATATATTTTGCCCAACTCAAGGTTTGTAGTCCCACTCATGTATCTTAGGAGCTTAACACTGTCCTGTAGAAAAAGCAAAGGGGAAGTCCTCATCATGACACTGACGTTACTAAAATTCCAACTCCGTTCACCAATCCTTGTTTAATACTGCATAAAATTTGACATAGATTAGATATTTTACATGGAACAGTAAGAAATTAGGTTAATCCTAATTGTTTATTATAGGTCAACATATCAAATCAATCTAGTTGGCTAGAAATTATGAGTTAGTTTTTTATAGtattaaaatgaaaatatacTTTATCCTAATAAAAATATAGATATCCAATAAGCTAATAAGATTCCGAGTTATCCCAGATGGTTGTTTTTATTAGGGCTGTTCGAATGCTCGAGGTAATGGATTTTGCTATCCGAATCTTTTTGGTTTCGGATACATATTCAGATATCGGAAATTTCTATCATTTTCTTCGATAGAATGGAAGTATATCATGAAAAAGTATTTACTCATATATAATAGCGTAAAGCGTGTCTGTGGTATTAAACAAATTGAAAAATATGgaaattatatattaaattataaataCTTAAAAAACCCTATACTACATATTGCATAAGGCATCAATTTCAAAAGTGGGCATTAGGCATGGTGAAAAAAAAAAGCACAAGTATCTTCTTAAATACTAAATTCCTAATCCTTAATTAATCATGAAAACTAAGAATTAGCAAAATCATCATCTCCAACTTGGACAACATCCGATATCTTCTCCCACCTACACAAGTCAATAGCGTTAATTACATAATCAATCAAGAAGTCAGGAGGCATTGTACATCACTGCAGATTAAGTGTAAAACATGTAGCATGATTAATTGATTAAGTGTAAAACAGTTAACATTATTAACCGATTACAGAAGAAGTATAGTAGGATAGGAAATCATTAAAAGCTATAGAATTTGTGAAGAAGAGATGGTGAAACATAAAAGATTTTAGAAGTTGTACCTTGTTTTGATCTTGATGTTGATTCCAACTATTGTGTTCAGAGGAGGATGAAGATGAAAATAGAGAAGAAGAAATCCCGCTAATGATGTTGTCTTTGTTGTGCGACGTATGGAGTCTCATTTTAACAAGCCCTGCGACTAAACTTGGCCCATCTAATAAAATAAGCCCACTATCCCAAAGCGTGCCTAAGGGCTGCTTTATTATATAACAATCCTAAAGATAATAATCATGTTTAATCATGTTTTGATGCTTAGTTAAACTGCTGTTGCCCTAAACTGATTCCACTAGGAAAACGTTCTTATACAGAGACTGTAAAAAAAATAACGTGGTAAAACATGATTTAGAGTAAAAGCCGACTGTGAGCACGTACTATTGACTAATAACTATTAATCCAAAAGAATCACAAAAACCTAATTACGTACGCTCGAATTATTGATGAAAACAGAAGGGCCTAGGGTAAAAACAGGTTCTTAGAAATTTCGCATAGCCAGACGCATTGGTAAAGAGAAAGTTGAGGATCAGAGATTGATGGAAGCTACGGAAGCCAAGGGGTCAAGCGAAGTTGAAACCGGAATAAACAAGAAACGCTTAAGAAA includes:
- the LOC111894766 gene encoding pentatricopeptide repeat-containing protein At5g39680, with the protein product MSGTTNLELGKIYSDRLASNQWSRDIYSQRKAPGFAHNVCNLMRNPFQNASGLQVLEFFKSMVSEHDVYFPNEYISSLVLSSCVNSGHLLFGTQCHGYMLKSGLVFNKYMENALVCLHSMLPDVVGAMHVKASNDRLDIRSYNLMLDELVEKGYLDEALSFLKRMSVVDKVWNKATYIGLFGLCCKLSDLDLGREVHNKLLKSNVEFDVSVCSEMIQMYGICGDILTAAKVFDMYEVQNVVIWTAMLAALSLELFSDMQHENVAPNEYTFCVLLDACAKILYLRYGSSLHAFAHKTGFKDHKNVESALIDMYARSGDIKAAEKVFLGTTYRDTLTWNIMIGGYAYHGLGSKSLALFKKMLEKGEEPDSLSFICVLNACEHMGLVEEGYYYLYEFMEQKGVKPGLEHYMCIISILIRAARLREALSFIASTPLKWHACAWVALLNGCQEHQNSSLFNRIEELIPHDLTPKVNNEDPEFDKLDDVMKPMFEAINDDSANLDDIEVSDGMKEDRSDYHSEEVAVAYALRYSGLLLPRYFKQNRITLDANYDESEHRSEMTKNSLERYTHYYERWATNQSIYKGIISRQKALADLLHMQTVHIVECRCVLNWTYAYGDVALEQVEQLQYYPPGNK